A window from Akkermansia muciniphila encodes these proteins:
- the pssA gene encoding CDP-diacylglycerol--serine O-phosphatidyltransferase — protein MDKKIFPDEPEIPILPNLFTAGNLVCGFFAILTIFEGINQADSDAVAAFSYYQNATFLIFAACLFDLFDGRIARMRGQDGPFGREFDSLADIVSFGIAPALLVAKAVLFQLSPPEVGWGIGILYLLCAALRLARFNCMAAAPRKEGQSSDFVGLPVPMAAGAVVSTMYLVMYLAGRAPDGAMDLGVFKYVIALAMAGVSVLMMSRVVYPSFKHINMRTRGTMYAIVLIVLAVICIFKFPWVMPAVIFSIYLLYGLVRPWVARRWRNRLEASDEE, from the coding sequence ATGGACAAGAAGATTTTTCCGGACGAACCTGAGATTCCCATTCTGCCGAACCTGTTTACGGCAGGGAACCTGGTGTGCGGGTTTTTCGCCATTCTGACGATTTTTGAAGGGATCAACCAGGCGGACAGCGACGCCGTGGCGGCCTTCTCCTATTACCAGAATGCCACGTTCCTGATTTTTGCGGCGTGCCTGTTTGATTTGTTTGACGGCCGCATTGCCCGCATGCGCGGGCAGGACGGCCCCTTTGGCCGGGAATTTGATTCCCTGGCGGACATCGTCTCCTTCGGCATTGCCCCGGCGCTGCTGGTGGCCAAGGCGGTCCTGTTCCAACTTTCTCCGCCGGAGGTAGGCTGGGGCATCGGCATCCTGTACCTGCTGTGCGCCGCCCTGCGCCTGGCGCGGTTCAACTGCATGGCCGCCGCTCCCCGGAAGGAGGGGCAGAGCAGTGATTTTGTGGGGCTGCCCGTTCCGATGGCGGCGGGCGCCGTGGTTTCCACCATGTACCTGGTGATGTATTTGGCGGGCAGGGCTCCGGACGGGGCCATGGACCTGGGCGTGTTCAAGTACGTGATTGCCCTGGCGATGGCGGGGGTGTCCGTCCTGATGATGAGCCGGGTGGTTTATCCCAGCTTCAAGCACATCAACATGCGCACGCGGGGAACGATGTACGCGATCGTGCTCATTGTGCTGGCGGTCATCTGCATCTTCAAATTCCCGTGGGTGATGCCCGCGGTTATTTTCTCCATTTACCTGCTTTACGGGCTGGTGCGTCCCTGGGTGGCCCGCCGCTGGCGGAACAGACTGGAAGCCAGCGATGAAGAATAA
- the alaS gene encoding alanine--tRNA ligase has protein sequence MMTATEIRQSFLDFFREKQHTVVPSASLMPQSPGLLFTNAGMNQFVPYFLGVWTPPWTPARATDTQKCIRAGGKHNDLEDVGYDSYHHTFFEMLGNWSFGDYFKKEAIHWAWELVVERWGFPAERLYATVYAPDKSKGDPGEFDQEAWDYWAELFRSRGLDPDVQIVHGNVKDNFWMMGETGPCGPCSELHVDLTPEGDTKGSLVNKDSDQCIEIWNLVFIQYNAESDGSMRNLPACHVDTGMGFERACSIMQCTDGFKDFSRKPSNYATDVFRPLFDRLEVLSGRKYVDVYPAPGSKKVGAQDDALQEAIAFRVIADHLRTLSFSIADGILPGNNGRNYVLRRILRRAVRYGRRLGFTQPFLAELVDTLVESFGQVFPELAARAATVKEVLNREEASFNETLDRGLELFDAETASAGKVGGEFAFRLYDTYGFPIDLTALLAEERGLEIDMDGFNRLMDEQRERARAARKSEVVRALDLKTDAVTEFTGYDVDECAATVLEVSRQGDSLFIITDKTPFYAEMGGQVSDAGLIEIGGDSYHVVAVQQIGNARAHVVEAREGLDVKPGDRVHLGIDAERRRRVEAHHTATHLLHCALHQVVSPDAAQQGSFVSEDRLRFDFNSGAVTPDQLRRIEEKVNGWIEEALPVHCTERAYADVKGNSAIAQFFGDKYGDVVRVVQVGGCRNELDGVSMEFCGGTHIANTKDIGLFKIKSEGAIASGVRRIEAMTGDAALEMIRQHVVARSLEIARAVEKIKEVNYELADMGLEQVPVPTIEDKPGLSALGASDIRTVNDSLARFDASVEHFKQTALDAEKKLKKARAGQSAARADALLNEWLSDDPASLIQVAEGAGELLQELLNGLKKRQYAGAAFLLCVDSSSLLLGAYCGKDAIADGLSAGDMVREVSALAGGKGGGRPDQARGSAPQDADPQALAAAARNIING, from the coding sequence ATGATGACCGCCACCGAGATACGCCAAAGCTTCCTGGACTTTTTCCGCGAGAAACAGCACACGGTCGTGCCCTCAGCTTCTTTGATGCCCCAGAGCCCGGGATTGTTGTTCACTAATGCCGGCATGAACCAGTTTGTTCCGTATTTCCTGGGAGTATGGACCCCGCCGTGGACGCCCGCCCGCGCCACGGACACCCAGAAGTGCATCCGCGCCGGCGGCAAGCACAACGACCTGGAGGATGTGGGTTATGATTCCTACCACCACACGTTTTTTGAAATGCTGGGGAACTGGTCCTTCGGGGATTATTTCAAGAAAGAAGCCATCCACTGGGCCTGGGAACTGGTGGTGGAACGGTGGGGGTTCCCGGCGGAACGGCTGTACGCCACCGTATACGCGCCGGACAAGAGCAAGGGCGATCCCGGAGAGTTTGACCAGGAGGCCTGGGATTACTGGGCGGAGCTGTTCCGTTCCCGCGGGCTGGACCCGGACGTGCAGATCGTGCACGGGAACGTGAAGGATAATTTCTGGATGATGGGTGAAACCGGCCCCTGCGGCCCCTGTTCCGAGCTGCACGTGGACCTGACCCCGGAAGGGGATACGAAGGGCAGCCTGGTGAACAAGGATTCCGACCAGTGCATAGAAATCTGGAACCTGGTGTTCATCCAGTATAATGCGGAGAGCGACGGCTCCATGCGCAATCTTCCGGCGTGCCATGTGGATACGGGCATGGGTTTTGAACGCGCGTGCTCCATCATGCAGTGCACGGACGGGTTCAAGGATTTTTCCCGCAAGCCGTCCAATTACGCCACGGACGTGTTCCGCCCCCTGTTCGACCGCCTGGAGGTGCTGAGCGGACGGAAGTACGTGGACGTGTATCCGGCGCCCGGTTCCAAGAAGGTGGGCGCGCAGGATGATGCTCTTCAGGAGGCGATTGCCTTCCGCGTGATTGCGGACCATCTGCGTACGCTCAGTTTTTCCATAGCGGACGGTATTCTGCCGGGCAACAACGGCCGTAATTACGTGCTGCGCCGCATTTTGCGCCGTGCCGTGCGCTACGGCCGCCGCCTGGGCTTTACCCAGCCGTTCCTGGCAGAGCTGGTGGATACGCTGGTGGAATCCTTCGGGCAGGTGTTCCCTGAGCTGGCCGCCCGCGCCGCCACCGTGAAGGAGGTACTGAACCGTGAAGAGGCCAGCTTTAATGAAACGCTGGACCGCGGCCTGGAATTGTTTGATGCGGAAACGGCTTCCGCCGGAAAGGTGGGCGGCGAGTTTGCGTTCAGGCTTTATGATACGTACGGTTTCCCGATTGACCTGACGGCTCTGCTTGCGGAGGAACGCGGGCTGGAAATTGACATGGACGGGTTCAACAGGCTGATGGATGAGCAGCGGGAACGCGCCCGCGCCGCCCGCAAGAGCGAGGTGGTCCGTGCCCTGGATTTGAAGACGGACGCCGTGACGGAGTTCACGGGGTACGATGTGGACGAATGCGCCGCCACCGTGCTGGAAGTAAGCCGCCAGGGGGATTCCCTGTTCATCATTACGGACAAGACTCCGTTTTACGCGGAGATGGGAGGCCAGGTTTCCGATGCCGGGTTGATTGAAATAGGCGGGGACAGCTACCATGTGGTTGCCGTACAGCAGATCGGGAATGCCCGCGCCCATGTGGTGGAAGCCCGCGAAGGGCTGGACGTGAAACCCGGTGACCGCGTGCATCTGGGCATTGACGCGGAGCGCCGCCGCCGCGTGGAGGCGCACCATACCGCCACCCACCTTCTTCACTGCGCCCTGCACCAGGTGGTCAGCCCGGATGCGGCCCAGCAGGGTTCCTTTGTATCGGAAGACCGACTGCGCTTTGACTTTAACAGCGGCGCCGTCACGCCGGACCAGCTCCGCCGGATTGAAGAGAAGGTGAACGGCTGGATTGAGGAGGCGCTGCCGGTGCACTGCACGGAACGCGCCTATGCGGACGTGAAGGGAAATTCCGCGATTGCCCAGTTCTTCGGCGACAAGTACGGGGACGTGGTGCGCGTGGTCCAGGTGGGCGGCTGCCGGAATGAACTGGACGGCGTTTCCATGGAGTTCTGCGGCGGAACGCACATTGCCAATACGAAGGATATAGGCCTGTTCAAGATTAAGAGCGAGGGGGCCATCGCCTCCGGCGTGCGCCGTATTGAGGCCATGACGGGAGACGCCGCCCTGGAAATGATCCGCCAGCACGTCGTCGCCAGGAGCTTGGAAATCGCCAGGGCGGTGGAAAAGATCAAGGAAGTCAATTATGAGCTGGCGGACATGGGGCTGGAACAAGTACCCGTTCCCACGATTGAAGACAAGCCGGGCCTGTCCGCCCTGGGAGCCTCCGACATCCGGACGGTGAATGATTCCCTGGCGCGTTTTGACGCCTCCGTGGAGCATTTCAAGCAGACGGCCCTGGATGCGGAAAAGAAGCTTAAGAAGGCCCGTGCCGGGCAGTCCGCCGCCAGGGCTGACGCCCTGCTGAATGAATGGCTTTCCGATGACCCCGCTTCCCTGATCCAGGTGGCGGAAGGAGCCGGGGAATTGCTCCAGGAATTGCTGAACGGCCTGAAAAAGCGCCAGTATGCGGGCGCCGCCTTCCTGCTGTGCGTGGACAGTTCTTCCTTGCTCCTGGGCGCTTATTGTGGCAAAGATGCCATTGCGGACGGATTGTCCGCCGGGGATATGGTCCGCGAGGTTTCCGCTCTTGCCGGAGGCAAGGGGGGCGGCCGTCCGGACCAGGCCCGCGGTTCCGCTCCGCAGGATGCCGATCCCCAGGCCCTGGCTGCGGCGGCCCGCAACATCATTAACGGATAA
- a CDS encoding efflux RND transporter periplasmic adaptor subunit, with translation MKKLVILLILLCAAGAAAWFIYREAPSGPEDKAVLYGNVDLRQVDLAFLISERIDSVLVDEGDTVVPGQKLATLETVRLQQAVDEARQTTEAARQNYLRVKNGPRAEEIAQARSNVQAAEATLNNAAVRSKRLVALADTKSISRQEADDAVASQQVAAANLDVARKQLELLLAGSRVEDIAQSLAQYNQAKANLVIREQNLKDAVLYAPGNAVVRNRILEKGDMASPQKPVYNLSLNHTKWVRAYLTESQLGKVKPGFSATVHNDSFPDTDFKGTVGFISSVAEFTPKNVETPDLRTALVYEVRIIVDDPDNRLRLGAPATVTIPLDQAAGQRAPEQPRP, from the coding sequence ATGAAAAAGCTGGTGATACTCCTGATTCTTCTTTGTGCGGCAGGAGCGGCAGCCTGGTTCATCTACCGGGAAGCTCCGTCCGGGCCTGAGGATAAAGCCGTCCTTTACGGCAACGTGGACCTGCGCCAGGTGGACCTGGCCTTCCTGATCTCCGAACGGATTGACTCCGTGCTGGTGGACGAGGGGGATACCGTGGTCCCCGGGCAGAAACTCGCCACGCTGGAAACGGTGCGCCTGCAGCAGGCTGTGGATGAGGCGCGGCAGACAACGGAGGCCGCGCGGCAGAACTACCTGCGCGTTAAAAACGGCCCGCGCGCGGAGGAAATAGCCCAGGCACGGTCAAACGTGCAGGCGGCGGAAGCCACGCTGAACAACGCCGCGGTGCGCAGCAAGAGGCTGGTAGCGCTGGCCGACACCAAATCCATCTCCCGCCAGGAGGCGGACGACGCCGTAGCCTCCCAGCAAGTGGCGGCAGCCAATCTGGACGTAGCCAGAAAGCAGCTGGAACTGCTGCTGGCGGGCTCCCGCGTGGAAGACATTGCCCAGTCCCTGGCCCAGTACAACCAGGCGAAGGCCAATCTGGTCATCAGGGAACAGAACCTGAAGGACGCCGTGCTTTACGCGCCGGGCAACGCCGTGGTGCGCAACCGGATTCTGGAAAAAGGGGACATGGCCTCCCCGCAGAAACCCGTTTACAACCTCTCCCTGAACCACACCAAATGGGTGCGGGCCTACCTCACGGAATCCCAGCTGGGAAAGGTAAAACCCGGCTTCTCCGCCACCGTGCACAACGACAGCTTCCCGGATACGGACTTCAAGGGAACGGTAGGCTTCATCTCCTCCGTGGCGGAATTCACGCCCAAGAACGTGGAAACGCCGGATCTCCGGACAGCCCTGGTATATGAAGTGCGCATCATCGTGGACGACCCGGACAACCGGCTGCGCCTGGGCGCCCCCGCCACGGTCACCATCCCGCTGGACCAGGCCGCCGGGCAGCGGGCTCCGGAACAGCCCAGGCCATGA
- a CDS encoding ATP-binding cassette domain-containing protein yields MNTDSQPLIDCRNVRKMFPDPAGVPFAAVDGVSFRLSAGEIVGLLGPDGAGKTTLIRLITGLMKPHEGSISVLNLDSVKKARAIQASIGYMPQKFGLYEDLTVRENMELYARMHGVSGQDREKRFRSLLSMTSLERFTTRLAGKLSGGMKQKLGLCCSLVSSPPLILLDEPTVGVDPLSRRELWNILGQFSHEEGVGVLVSTSYMDESAYCNRTLIMYKGGLLMDAPPADVIARAEGMCITVRTPEGIHARQFQSRLAALPGIINATPQGGTVRIILPQDHPTRRKLEEYHPQPGQPDFSDGFMTLLAGQADLTPQDIPVPAETPPPGQGTSGETIIRVTDLVRKFGSFTAVNHVSFSVSRGQVFGLLGPNGAGKSTTFRMLCGLLPATGGTLNVAGADLRTAAARARRRVGYVAQKFSMYGMLTTRQNLEFFAGAYGMAGKERRDAVRSMEEEFHLTPYMNAPAAHLPGGYKQRLSMACGLLHSPDILFLDEPTSGADPLARRDFWLRINSLAEKGVTIIITTHFLGEAEFCDNMLIMMDGTTLAEGSPDEIRQYAPSREDGAPASLEDAFLAITEEHMRKGGEES; encoded by the coding sequence ATGAATACGGACTCCCAGCCCCTGATTGACTGCCGGAACGTCCGCAAAATGTTTCCGGACCCGGCGGGCGTTCCCTTTGCGGCGGTGGACGGCGTCTCCTTCCGCCTTTCCGCCGGGGAAATCGTGGGGCTGCTGGGGCCGGACGGCGCGGGGAAAACCACGCTCATCCGCCTGATCACCGGCCTGATGAAGCCGCATGAAGGCTCCATTTCCGTATTAAATCTGGACTCCGTCAAAAAGGCGCGGGCCATTCAGGCCTCCATTGGGTACATGCCGCAGAAATTCGGCCTTTACGAAGACCTTACCGTGAGGGAAAACATGGAGCTCTACGCCCGCATGCACGGCGTCTCCGGCCAGGACCGGGAAAAACGCTTCCGCAGCCTGCTCTCCATGACCAGCCTGGAACGCTTCACCACGCGCCTGGCGGGCAAGCTCTCCGGCGGCATGAAGCAAAAACTGGGGCTGTGCTGTTCCCTGGTCTCCTCCCCTCCCCTGATTCTGCTGGATGAACCCACCGTGGGGGTGGACCCGCTCTCCCGCCGGGAACTGTGGAACATCCTGGGACAGTTCTCCCATGAGGAAGGCGTGGGCGTGCTGGTCAGCACCTCCTACATGGATGAATCCGCCTACTGCAACCGTACCCTTATCATGTACAAAGGGGGCCTGCTGATGGATGCTCCGCCTGCGGACGTCATCGCCCGCGCGGAAGGCATGTGCATCACCGTGCGCACGCCGGAAGGCATTCATGCGCGCCAGTTCCAGAGCAGGCTGGCCGCCCTGCCGGGAATCATCAACGCCACTCCCCAGGGAGGCACCGTGCGCATCATCCTGCCGCAGGACCACCCCACGCGGCGGAAGCTGGAGGAATACCACCCGCAGCCGGGGCAGCCGGACTTTTCAGACGGCTTCATGACCCTGCTGGCCGGGCAGGCGGACCTCACCCCGCAGGACATCCCCGTTCCCGCAGAAACGCCTCCCCCCGGCCAGGGAACAAGCGGAGAAACCATCATCCGGGTAACGGACCTTGTACGCAAATTCGGCAGCTTCACCGCCGTCAACCACGTCAGCTTCTCCGTCAGCAGGGGGCAGGTCTTCGGCCTGCTGGGGCCGAACGGGGCCGGAAAAAGCACTACGTTCCGCATGCTTTGCGGCCTCCTCCCGGCAACCGGAGGCACCCTTAACGTGGCCGGAGCGGACCTGAGAACCGCCGCCGCCCGCGCACGGAGAAGAGTAGGTTACGTAGCCCAGAAATTCTCCATGTACGGCATGCTCACCACGCGGCAGAACCTGGAATTCTTTGCCGGGGCCTACGGCATGGCCGGCAAGGAGCGGCGGGACGCCGTCCGTTCCATGGAAGAGGAATTCCACCTCACCCCGTACATGAACGCCCCCGCCGCGCACCTGCCCGGCGGCTACAAGCAGCGCCTGAGCATGGCGTGCGGCCTGCTCCACTCCCCGGACATCCTCTTCCTGGACGAACCCACCTCCGGCGCGGACCCCCTGGCCCGGCGCGACTTCTGGCTGCGCATCAACTCCCTGGCGGAAAAAGGCGTCACCATCATCATCACCACGCATTTTCTGGGAGAAGCGGAATTCTGCGACAATATGCTCATCATGATGGACGGAACCACGCTGGCGGAAGGCTCTCCGGATGAAATACGCCAATATGCCCCGTCCCGCGAGGACGGCGCCCCGGCCTCCCTGGAAGACGCCTTCCTGGCCATCACGGAGGAACACATGCGGAAGGGAGGGGAAGAGTCATGA
- a CDS encoding ABC transporter permease — protein sequence MKASLKRIGALIVKELHQVVRDPGNIGIAVILPAVLLLLFGYGMSMDIKNVRIAYLAVPASSESTNLETRLTLSKYFQTTRVFSSREAEEKLRTHQADAFIALQSNAPDTLTGGVTKVQIVVNGVNANQATLIRNYLQAVVGSWAASLNGQAAPVLDVQTRTRFNEANDSHYYLVPGVIVTIMTMIGALLTSLVMAREYERGTLESLFVTPVGSGEILTAKAATNFLLGMVSLAISMIFAAFVFDIPIRGSLTLLLAVSALFLIVALGLGLVISTATKNQFLACQFAIMGTFMPALMLSGFLYDILNMPPAVRALTYMIPARYYVTLLQTLFLAGDIPSVIIPCCITLGVFAVVLMGIARLKAPKSLE from the coding sequence ATGAAGGCCTCCCTCAAACGCATCGGCGCCCTCATCGTCAAGGAACTCCACCAGGTGGTCCGGGACCCCGGCAACATCGGCATCGCCGTCATTCTCCCCGCCGTGCTCCTGCTCCTCTTCGGCTACGGCATGAGCATGGACATCAAAAACGTGCGCATCGCGTACCTGGCCGTTCCGGCCTCCAGCGAATCCACCAACCTGGAAACGCGCCTCACCCTCTCCAAGTACTTCCAGACCACCCGCGTTTTCTCCTCACGCGAGGCGGAGGAAAAGCTGCGCACCCATCAGGCGGACGCCTTCATCGCCCTGCAAAGCAACGCGCCGGACACGCTAACCGGCGGCGTCACGAAAGTCCAGATCGTCGTCAACGGAGTCAACGCCAACCAGGCCACCCTCATCCGCAACTACCTCCAGGCCGTCGTCGGTTCCTGGGCGGCCTCCCTGAACGGCCAGGCCGCCCCCGTGCTGGACGTGCAGACGCGCACCCGCTTCAATGAAGCCAACGACAGCCACTACTACCTGGTTCCCGGCGTCATCGTCACCATCATGACCATGATCGGGGCGCTCCTCACCTCCCTGGTCATGGCGCGGGAATATGAACGGGGCACGCTGGAAAGCCTCTTTGTCACCCCCGTGGGCAGCGGGGAAATCCTCACCGCCAAGGCGGCCACCAACTTCTTGCTGGGCATGGTCAGCCTGGCCATCTCCATGATCTTCGCCGCCTTCGTCTTTGACATCCCCATCCGCGGCTCCCTCACCCTGCTGCTGGCGGTCTCCGCCCTGTTCCTGATCGTGGCCCTGGGGCTGGGGCTCGTCATCTCCACCGCCACGAAAAACCAGTTCCTGGCCTGCCAGTTCGCCATCATGGGCACCTTCATGCCGGCCCTCATGCTCTCCGGCTTCCTGTACGACATCCTGAACATGCCCCCCGCCGTGCGCGCCCTCACCTACATGATCCCGGCGCGCTACTACGTCACCCTGCTCCAGACCCTCTTCCTGGCAGGGGACATCCCCTCCGTCATCATCCCGTGCTGCATCACGCTGGGCGTCTTCGCCGTCGTCCTCATGGGCATCGCCCGGCTGAAAGCCCCCAAATCCCTCGAATAG
- a CDS encoding ABC transporter permease yields MDFFVRIASLVKKELLAVLRDKKSRMALIIPPVIQICIFGYAATMNVTRVPYAVLDKDGGETAAQYIADLEGTGIFRRQAAAATEKDIDRMIDNREIVVGLTIPPDFSRNLQTGRPASLQLIADGRNANTAAIALGYAQQIASSFGADLTARNGGASPVEIEARSWFNPNLITRWFIVPGLIAVLALINSILSGALSIAREREEGTFDQLLVAPYNPGEILLGKGIATVITGSMQAVFVVLVAMFWFRIPFQGSIWLLAAAILLFIITAAAIGLCISSFAQSLQQAIVGTFLLLVPMVMLSGFATPISSMPDIFQDLTLLNPMRYGLELIQRIFLEGAGFLDLWPLFGAILIVTAVSVFAAIFSFHHKIS; encoded by the coding sequence ATGGACTTCTTCGTCAGAATAGCCTCCCTCGTAAAAAAGGAACTGCTGGCCGTGCTCAGGGACAAAAAAAGCCGCATGGCCCTGATCATTCCGCCCGTCATCCAGATATGCATCTTCGGATACGCGGCCACCATGAACGTCACGCGCGTGCCTTACGCCGTGCTGGACAAGGACGGAGGGGAAACGGCCGCCCAGTACATCGCGGACCTGGAAGGAACCGGCATCTTCCGGCGGCAGGCCGCGGCAGCCACGGAAAAGGACATCGACCGCATGATCGACAACCGGGAAATCGTCGTAGGGCTCACCATTCCGCCGGACTTCTCCCGCAATCTCCAGACGGGCCGCCCCGCCTCCCTCCAGCTCATTGCGGACGGGCGCAACGCAAACACGGCAGCCATCGCCCTCGGCTACGCCCAGCAAATCGCCTCCAGCTTCGGCGCGGACCTGACCGCCAGAAACGGCGGCGCCTCCCCGGTGGAAATAGAAGCCCGCTCCTGGTTCAACCCCAACCTCATCACCCGCTGGTTCATCGTACCCGGCCTCATTGCCGTCCTGGCCCTGATCAACTCCATCCTCTCCGGGGCGCTCTCCATCGCCCGGGAACGGGAGGAAGGCACCTTTGACCAGCTCCTGGTGGCCCCGTACAACCCGGGGGAAATCCTGCTGGGCAAAGGCATCGCCACGGTCATCACCGGCTCCATGCAGGCCGTCTTTGTGGTGCTGGTGGCCATGTTCTGGTTCCGCATCCCCTTCCAGGGCTCCATCTGGCTGCTTGCCGCAGCCATTCTGCTCTTCATCATCACTGCGGCGGCCATCGGGCTGTGCATCTCATCCTTCGCCCAATCCCTCCAGCAGGCCATTGTGGGAACCTTCCTGCTGCTGGTTCCCATGGTCATGCTCTCCGGCTTTGCCACACCCATCTCCAGCATGCCGGACATCTTCCAGGACCTTACCCTGCTCAACCCCATGAGATACGGGCTGGAACTCATCCAGCGCATCTTCCTGGAAGGGGCCGGATTCCTGGACCTCTGGCCGCTCTTCGGGGCCATTCTCATCGTAACGGCGGTCTCCGTATTCGCCGCCATCTTCTCCTTCCACCACAAGATTTCCTGA
- a CDS encoding methylated-DNA--[protein]-cysteine S-methyltransferase → MYYSTHYSSPLGPLTLASDGEHLAGLWLEGQKYFGDTISGDMEERDGLPVFAAAKDWLDRYFARARPPIAELPLAPVGGEFRQAVWKILCGIPYGEVTTYGEIARKMAARGNRRSMSAQAVGGAVGHNPISIIIPCHRVVGTGGSLTGYAGGIAAKIRLLELEGVDMSRLFMPKKGTAL, encoded by the coding sequence ATGTATTATTCAACACACTATTCGTCACCCCTCGGGCCGCTCACGCTGGCGAGCGACGGGGAGCATCTCGCAGGCTTGTGGCTGGAGGGCCAGAAGTATTTTGGAGATACTATCAGCGGAGACATGGAGGAAAGGGACGGCCTGCCGGTATTTGCCGCGGCAAAAGACTGGCTGGACAGGTATTTTGCACGCGCCCGGCCTCCGATAGCCGAATTGCCGCTGGCTCCCGTGGGGGGAGAGTTCCGCCAGGCCGTATGGAAGATTCTCTGCGGCATTCCCTACGGAGAAGTTACCACGTACGGAGAGATTGCCCGGAAGATGGCTGCGCGCGGGAACAGAAGGAGCATGTCTGCACAGGCGGTCGGGGGAGCGGTGGGGCATAACCCCATTTCCATCATCATCCCGTGCCACCGGGTGGTGGGCACAGGCGGGAGCCTGACGGGCTATGCCGGCGGAATTGCCGCGAAAATCAGGCTTCTGGAGCTTGAGGGGGTGGATATGTCCCGCCTTTTCATGCCGAAGAAGGGGACGGCTCTTTAA
- a CDS encoding DNA-3-methyladenine glycosylase 2 family protein has product MKGNEKAWYAAFKSKDARFDGHFFVGVASTGIYCRPVCRAKLPRAGNCTYYATAAEAERAGFRPCLQCRPELAPGTAPVDASASLARRAASFLEENCGDMESLEELAAHLGCTGRHLRRAFAAEFNVSPIQYLQTLRLLLAKNLLTSTRLSVLDVAMSAGFGSLRRFNELFKKEYRLSPAALRKLGKGEKEEDGSGITLTLPYRPPYQWERLLEFLALRAIPGVEAVRGGEYGRTVRLATRRRKDVYGWIRVGHCPVKNALAVVIARSLLPALSQVLARVRHLFDLYCDPAAVDETLASMNSLSPGLYVPGTRLPGCFDPYELAVRAALGRQISVKDANALAGRLARSHGEPVRTGMEGLTHAFPAPGKILSLSGPGSAGQGIPGITASKGRTVVELARAFEEGSIDFSFRADSEAEMKKLAGLPGIGAWTAQYIAMRALGWTDAFPSTDHGIREALAPRTQKEILVLAEGWRPWRGYAAVNLWNSLKH; this is encoded by the coding sequence ATGAAAGGAAATGAAAAGGCCTGGTATGCCGCGTTTAAATCCAAGGATGCCCGTTTTGACGGCCATTTCTTTGTGGGGGTTGCGTCTACGGGCATTTATTGCCGCCCCGTATGCCGGGCAAAGCTGCCCAGGGCCGGGAACTGCACCTATTATGCCACGGCGGCGGAAGCGGAACGGGCCGGATTCCGGCCTTGCCTGCAATGCCGCCCGGAGCTTGCGCCCGGGACCGCTCCGGTGGACGCCTCCGCTTCCCTGGCGCGCCGGGCTGCCAGTTTCCTGGAGGAGAATTGCGGAGACATGGAAAGCCTGGAAGAGCTTGCCGCCCACCTTGGCTGCACCGGACGGCATTTGCGCCGGGCTTTTGCCGCAGAGTTCAATGTTTCCCCCATCCAGTATTTGCAGACTCTCCGTCTGCTGCTGGCGAAGAACCTCCTGACAAGCACGAGGCTCTCGGTTCTTGACGTTGCCATGAGCGCGGGGTTCGGCAGTTTGCGGCGGTTCAATGAATTGTTTAAAAAAGAATACAGGCTCTCCCCGGCGGCATTGCGGAAGCTGGGGAAGGGGGAAAAAGAGGAGGACGGTTCCGGAATAACGCTGACGCTGCCTTACCGCCCTCCCTACCAGTGGGAGAGGCTGCTTGAGTTCCTCGCGCTGCGGGCCATTCCCGGCGTGGAGGCCGTACGCGGCGGGGAGTATGGCCGCACCGTGCGTCTTGCAACCAGAAGGCGGAAAGATGTTTATGGCTGGATACGGGTGGGCCATTGCCCTGTGAAAAATGCGCTGGCCGTGGTGATCGCGAGGTCCCTGCTTCCCGCCTTGTCCCAGGTGCTTGCAAGGGTGCGGCATTTGTTTGACTTGTATTGTGACCCGGCCGCGGTGGATGAAACGCTGGCCTCCATGAACAGCCTGTCTCCGGGGCTGTATGTTCCGGGGACCCGTTTGCCCGGCTGCTTTGATCCTTACGAGCTGGCGGTACGGGCAGCGCTGGGACGGCAAATTTCCGTGAAAGACGCGAATGCTCTGGCGGGGAGGCTGGCGCGGAGTCATGGCGAGCCCGTGCGGACGGGGATGGAGGGGCTGACGCATGCGTTTCCTGCACCGGGGAAGATTCTTTCCCTGAGCGGTCCGGGAAGCGCCGGACAGGGCATTCCCGGAATAACCGCGTCCAAGGGCAGGACGGTTGTTGAGCTGGCGCGCGCGTTTGAAGAAGGGAGCATTGATTTCAGTTTCAGGGCTGATTCTGAGGCGGAGATGAAAAAGCTGGCGGGGCTCCCCGGCATTGGAGCATGGACGGCGCAGTATATCGCCATGCGGGCCTTGGGATGGACGGATGCCTTTCCTTCAACCGACCACGGCATTAGAGAGGCGCTTGCCCCGCGCACGCAAAAGGAAATTCTTGTCCTGGCGGAAGGCTGGAGGCCGTGGCGCGGGTATGCCGCCGTCAATTTATGGAATTCACTGAAACACTAG